In Balaenoptera ricei isolate mBalRic1 chromosome 7, mBalRic1.hap2, whole genome shotgun sequence, a single window of DNA contains:
- the LOC132368544 gene encoding cofilin-1-like has product MASGVAVSDGVTKVFNDMKMRKSSTPEEVKKRKKAVLFCLSEDKKNIILEEGKEILAGDVGQTVDDPYATFVKRLPDKDCRYALYDATYETKESKKEELVFIFWAPECAPLKSKMIYASSKDAIKKKLTGIKHELQANCYEEVKDRCTLAEKLGGSAVISLEGKPL; this is encoded by the coding sequence atGGCCTCTGGTGTGGCTGTCTCTGATGGGGTCACCAAAGTGTTCAACGACATGAAGATGCGTAAGTCGTCGACACCAGAGGAGGTGAAGAAGCGCAAGAAGGCAGTGCTCTTCTGCCTGAGCGAGGACAAGAAGAACATCATCCTGGAGGAGGGCAAGGAGATCCTGGCAGGTGATGTGGGCCAGACTGTAGACGACCCCTACGCCACCTTTGTCAAGAGGCTGCCAGACAAGGACTGCCGCTACGCCCTCTATGACGCAACCTATGAGACCAAGGAGAGCAAGAAGGAGGAGCTGGTGTTCATCTTCTGGGCCCCTGAGTGTGCACCCCTTAAGAGCAAAATGATCTATGCCAGCTCCAAAGACGCCATCAAGAAGAAGCTGACGGGGATCAAGCATGAATTGCAAGCAAACTGCTATGAGGAGGTCAAGGACCGCTGCACCCTGGCAGAGAAGCTGGGGGGCAGTGCCGTCATCTCCCTGGAGGGCAAGCCTTTGTGa